The Cyclobacteriaceae bacterium DNA segment CAGAAGTAATTCGCTTGTTACTTCACTATCATGGAAGAAACGATTGATACGAAACAGAAGCATTGCCAGGGCTAATGAGTTTTGTAAAAAATTTGCTGACGAGCATCGGATCAAAGTACTTAGTGCGCCCCGCTATATTACGTATCATTATGCTTTACTGGGCATCTTGCCTTTGGTTAAAAGGCGTGTATATAATTCCGGTCGGGTGCGATGGTACCTGTTAGGGTTATTCATTATTCAGATGAAGCAGAAATCTATTTCTCGAAAGGTGCTTTCGTAGGGAAAAGTTCTTCCAGGAAGGGTTTGATTTTTTTTCTATGCTCGTTATTAACTTTTTCGTTGTCGTTAATGCAGAAGAGCTTAGGTTGATAGCGTTGTATGTATTCGTTAAAATCGTGCTTATAGGTTAATAGGCGCAAAGAGTCTTTGCGCGTAATATACCTGGCGTGTCCGTGCTTTATAGCGAGTGCGTAATACCCAAAGGCAGCTCGCTGCAAGTCGCCATAATTCCGTACACGACTCATTTGTGATTTTTGAACCTGTTCCGAGAACACTTCTTCTACAGCCTTTCGATAGTCTGATTTTTTATAGGCATCAATATTATGATGCGGAATACTGGCGTAGTATTTCCCGAATTTTTCTGAAACCAGAATTGCTGCCTCAGTGACCTGATTTCTATACTGCCCTAATTTTTTGCCCATTAGTTGTTTCCAGCGATGGCCCCATTTTCCAAAATATTTTCGCTTCAATCGAATGATGGGGTAACCGTCTCTGGCAAAGAAATAGTCTGGTGATAGATCTGCGTTGAAGAACATATCATCATTCGCAAACAAAAAATGTTCTGATAGGCCCGGAATCTTATACAGAAAATACTCAATGACCATAGCATTAAAACAAGGCAAAATTTTCAATGGCATAATCTCCTGATGGTCTACCAACTGAATTTTTTCGTGATGGATATTCAGCCATTCCGGTTTTTGGCCATCGGTTACAATATAAATTTTCCGAATCCAGGGAGCATGCTTTATCACGGACCGCATCGAATACTTTAGTTCATCATTATTGATGTATCGCCCAATGTTATTGGTTTCGGAATCATCACTGATAATACCGGTAAAAGCACGCTTTTTTTTCTGCCACTCCGGGTCGGAGCCATCCACCCACAAGTAAACCAAGTCTATTCCTTCTTCTACTATACTGCTCATACAAAAGCAATAATAAAAGAAAATTTTTTAGGGCAAGCACAGATGGCTGAAATCGCTGTATTATGGTTTTTCGAAGGCTGATTTTAAGGGAAAATGTGTTTCCAGGAAGGGTTTAATCATTTTCCTGTTTTCTGAGTTAACGCGTTGGTTATCGTTTACGCAGAACAGTTTGGGATTGTAGTGATTCAGGTATTCCTGCAGGTTGTGCTTGTAGGCAAGGATTCTGATGGACTCTCTTCTTCCAACATATTTGAGGTGCGCATGATTTATGGCTAGCGTATAAAACGCAAATGCTGAGCGGTGCAGGTCGCCATAGGTCCTAACCCGGTGGCATTTTGATTTCTCCACCTCCTTCGCAAACACCTCTTCAACTGCTTTTTTGTAATCCGATTTCCGGAATGCATCAATGTTGTGATGGGGAACGCCCGGGTAGTATTTACCAAATCGCGTCTCAACCATAAGTGATGAATCCACCACCATTCGATTGTACTGTCCAAGTTTTTTTCCGACAAGTATTTTTAACCGGTAATGCCATTTGCCCAATGGTTTGCGCTTTAACCGGACAATTGGAAATCCATCTTTCCCAAAGAAGTAATCCGGAGAAAGATCAGCGTTGAAAAACATATCGTCATTGGCAAACAGAAAATATTCCGACAGCCCCGGTATCTTATGCAAGTAGTACTCCAGCACACTGGAATTGAAACACGGAAGAATTTCTGCAGGCATTATCTCCTTGTGATCCACTACCTGAATTTTCGGATTTTCCGTGTTTAACCATTCGGGTTTTTGGTCATCGGTTACGATAAAAATCTTTCTGATCCACGGTACATGTTTTGCTGCTGAACGTAAGGAATATTTCAATTCCTCGTTGCTCATATATCGGCCAATGTTATTTTGCTCAGAAGTATCACTTAAGGCGCCTGTAAAAGCCCGTTTTTTTTTCTGCCAGTTTGGGTCGTTTCCATCTACCCATAAGTACACCAAATCTACCGGAGCGGATGAAAAATGATTATCCATAACCTGCAAAATTAGAATAATTATTGACGGCCAATGGAAATTCACAGCCTAATTATTCTGCACCGGCCTAAATACAGCTTATTGGCTTTTAATGGGCGCATTGACCTGTTTAGTGACTGAATGGTTGGTTCTTTGTCCACGATTTTTAGCCCTTTGTTGATCCATCTTCGTGGCAGGTAAGGCTTTTCACCTATGTGCTTTTGCTTATATTTGCCTCTTAAATCTACCGAATTAGTGGAGTTTACGCTCATTCAAGGCCTTGTTCTGGGTATTGTCATCTTGCTGGTGGTATCACTCTATCGGGAGTGGTTCAATCCTGCCTTGTCGTTTTTTATTGCGGTGTTGGCTTTGCTGCTTATTGGCGTAATTAACCCGGCTGAGTTGCTGAAAGGGTTAAGTAATCAACAGATCGTTGTGATCTTTTTGCTGATTCTGGTAACGGCAGGAATCCGGTCGGTATTCGGCCCGGAATTTTTTACCCGATTGTTTAAGGCCACACTGAAACCCAAAGCTTTTCTGTTGCGCATGATGGTGATTTCTTCATCGGTGTCGGCATTTTTAAACAACACGCCCATTGTAGCTTTTCTGATTCCTTACGTTAAAGATTGGGCCGACCGCACCGGAACACCTGCATCAAAATTATTGATTCCGCTTTCGTATGCTACCATTCTTGGCGGTATGATTACCGTTATTGGTACATCAACCAACCTGGTTCTGATTGGTTTAATGACCGAATATGATTTGCCCTTGCTCGGATTTCAGGATTTTCTTTATCTCGGCTTACTGGTAACCCTGGCTGGATGGATTTATCTGTATTTTTTCGGATACAAGTTGTTGCCAAAGAATGTGAGTAAGCTTGACACCGTGCGCCAGAATCTCAAAGAATACATTATTGAAACGGAAGTTTTTGCTGATTCAAAATTGATTGGTAAAAGTGTAAAGGAGGCGGGACTGCGTAACCTTCAGGATTTGTTTTTAGTGGAAATCATTCGCAACGATGAAGTGATTTCACCGGTATCACCAGAAGAAAAGCTGCAATCGGGTGATGCACTTTTTTTCTCCGGGCACACCCAATCCATATATGACCTGATCCATCAGGATAACGGACTGCGCATTCCTGAACAGGATGGCATGGAAGCGGAGAATCAATTTAATTTTGTTGAAGCGGTTATCCCCGCCAGTTCAAGCCTGATCGGCAGAAGAATTAAAGACTCTGATTTCCGAAAAAAATTCAATTCTTCCATTGTAGCGATTCATCGAAACGGTAAACGTGTTTCGGGTAAGGTAGGTGAAATGCATATTGCCGGTGGCGACTTTATGCTGCTGTTATCGGGCGATGAAAATAATTCGGTTAATCACGAGAAGGATTTATTCTATTTGTCGGTTCCGAAAAAAGTAGAGTATAAAAGGCCTGTATGGAAATATTGGGTAGGAGTGGGGAGTTTCCTGATGTTGTTGGCTGGCATATTGGGTTTTATTCCGTTGTTCACGGCATCGTTGGTGGTATTGTCAGCCCTGATTTTTTTAGGAATATTGAACCTGGAAGAAATCAGGCGCCAACTTGATTTTAATTTGTTGATGGTGTTGGTGTGTTCCTTAGCTATTGGCATTGCGCTGGAGAAATCAGGAACAGCGGCATTGGTGGCTACCGCGCTGATTAACGTGGGTGAATCGATCGGACCTGTTGGTGTGTTGAGTGCTTTGTTTTTGGTGACTATCTTTTTAACTGCATTGGTGACTAACCCTGCAGCGGTTTCCATTATGTTTCCCATTGCCATGTCGCTTGCTGAACAATTGTCGCTGCCGGCAACACCGTTTTTCGTGGCCATTGCCTTTGGCGCCTCCGGTGATTTTATGACGCCCATCGGCTACCAAACAAACCTGATGGTGTACGGGCCGGGTGGTTACACATTCAAGGATTTCGTTCGGGTAGGCACACCGTTAACAGTTATTTATGCGGTTATTTGTATCATCTTTATAGCCTGGTTTTATAATCTTTACTAGATGAATAACCTTTATCCAATACAAACAAAAGTTTCAAAAGAGCAGCGTGAGCAGTTGATGCAGCAGCGCGCGAAGTTAATCTGGTTTACGGGTCTTTCGGGTTCGGGAAAATCAACATTGGCGGTTCAGTTGGAGGCACAACTTTTTGCTCGCGGTTTTAAAACGTATTTGCTTGATGGGGATAACATTCGTACGGGACTGAATAAGGATTTATCATTTGCAGATGAGGGAAGGGTCGAGAACATCAGACGAATCGGTGAGGTGAGTAAGCTGCTGCTTGATGCAGGTGTGATTGTATTGTCGGCCTTTATCTCTCCGTTTAAGGCCGATCGTGAACAAGTAAAAACCATTGTTGGCCCCTCCAATTATATGGAAGTATTTGTAGATACTCAGCTGGAGGTTTGTGAACAGCGTGATGTTAAAGGCTTATATAAAAAAGCCCGGGCCGGTGAAGTGAAAAACTTTACAGGAATTGATTCTCCTTACGAAAGACCAGAATCTGCCGACCTGGTAATAAAAACGGAAACGCTTACTGTTGAGCAATCTGTTGAGCGACTGTTGAATTTTGTGTTAACGAAAATAAGTATCTGATTAAGCCATGAGTCAATATTATCTCAGTCATTTAAAAGAACTTGAAGCCGAAGCCATTTATGTTATCCGCGAAGTGGTGGCGCAATTTGAAAAACCTGCCTTGTTGTTTTCAGGCGGTAAAGATTCAATTGTGTTGGCTTACTTGTCTCGCAAGGCATTTTACCCGGCACGAATTCCCTTTCCATTGGTGCACATCGATACCGGTCATAATTTTCCGGAAACCATGGAGTACCGCGATTGGCTGGTGAATGAACTGGGCGTACAACTGATTGTGGGTTCTGTTCAGGAAAGTATTGACACCGGTCGCGTGAAAGAAGAAACGGGTTATAACGCCAGTCGTAATGCATTACAAACCGTAACCTTGTTAGATACAATTGAGAAGCACAAATTCGATGCGGCCATGGGTGGAGCGCGCAGGGATGAAGAAAAAGCGCGTGCCAAGGAACGTTTCTTTTCGCATCGCGATGAATTTGGTCAGTGGGATCCTAAAAATCAACGACCCGAGTTGTGGAACATCTTCAACGGAAAAAAGCACATGGGTGAGCACTTTCGTGTGTTTCCGATTTCAAACTGGACAGAGATGGATGTGTGGCAATATTTATTTACAGAAAATATTCCGATTCCAAAATTGTATTACGCACACAACCGTGAAGTAGTCGTGCGTGATGGAACCATTTTGTCAACTTCTCCGTGGTTAAAACTCAAGCCTGATGAGAAGCCTGTGATGAAGCAAGTACGTTTTCGTACCTGTGGCGATATGCCCATTACCGGAGCGGTTGAATCCGATGCTGACACCATGGAAAAAATCATTGTGGAAGTAGCGGCTTCCCGCAAAACCGAACGCGGGACACGTGCCGATGATAAACGTGGTGAAACAGCAATGGAGGATAGAAAAAAGCAGGGGTATTTTTAACTCGTAACCCGAAACTCAAATGAATCAATTATTAAGATTTACAACCGCAGGTAGCGTTGACGATGGGAAGAGCACACTGATCGGCCGATTGTTATACGATAGCAAATCGATTTTTGAAGATCAACTCGAGGCCGTAGAAGCCTCCAGTGTAAAAAAGGGTTTCGACTATGTCGATCTTTCATTGCTGACCGATGGATTGAAGTCGGAGCGCGAGCAAGGCATTACCATCGATGTGGCATACCGTTATTTCGCTACACCCAAACGTAAATTTATTATTGCGGATACGCCTGGTCACATTCAGTATACACGCAACATGGTAACGGGCGCCTCTACCGCAAACCTGGCTTTGATTCTTATAGACGCACGCAAAGGATTAATTGAGCAAACGTACCGGCATTCGTTCATCGCATCGTTGTTGAAAATACCGCACATCATTGTTTGTGTCAACAAAATGGATTTAGTGGATTATGATGAGGCGGTGTTTGATAAAATTGTAGAAGACTACAAGGCATTCTCCTCAAAACTGGAGGTTTCCGATATTCAGTTTGTACCCATCAGTGCCTTGCTCGGTGATAATGTTGTTAATCGTTCTGAAAAGATGAGCTGGTATCAAGGGGCTACATTGCTACACATGCTGGAAACGGTGCACATTGAGAGTGATCACAATCATATTGATAGTCGGTTTCCGGTGCAATATGTGGTTCGGCCACAGACCCGCGAGCACCAGGACTTCCGTGGGTATGCAGGTCGTGTTGCTGGAGGTATTTTTAGAGCAGGCGATGAGGTATTGGTGTTGCCATCCGGTTTTACAACAAAGATCAAAGTCATACAATTGGGTGAGGAAGTGATTCAGGAAGCGTTTGCTCCGATGTCGGTGGTGATGACCCTTCAAGATGAGATTGATATCAGTAGGGGAGATGTGATTTGTAAGCCAAACAATCAGCCCTTAGTTGAGCAGGATATTGATATGATGCTTTGCTGGATGAATCAACGACCGGTTAATCTCAACTCAAAATTCTATGTGCGTCACACCACACGTGAAACGCGTGGAATCTTAAAAGAGATTCAATACAAACTGGATATTAACTCGCTGCAGCGTCTGGAGTGTGTTGATCAGTTGGGCATGAATGACATTGCCCGTGTAAAAATTCGTACTGCACAACCTTTACCTTTCGATAGCTATCGCAAAAACAGAATTACCGGTAGTGTTATTTTGGTGGATGAAGGCACGAATGAAACGGTAGCAGCGGGGATGATTGTTTGAGGGATGGAATTTTTACCGCGGAGGCGCAAAGGCGCAAAGTAAACGCCAAAAAAGTCCATGGAAAGAGAACATTATAATTTTTTATCAAAGGAGATTCTGGATAGTTCGATTACTGTGCATAAGGAAATGGGTCCTGGATTGTTAGAAGCTGTTTATCAGCATTGTCTTGTTAAAGAGTTGCGAATGCGAAACATTACTGTGGAGACTATGGTGCCCATTCCTCTTGTCTATAAAGGTCATGTATTGAATAAAGACTATGTTATTGATATCCTTGTTGAAAATGAAATAATTATTGAATTGAAGTCTATTGAGAGTTTTTTACCCGTGCATGAAGCTCAGATCATCAGTTACCTGAAGCTGGCCAACAAACGGCTTGGATTTCTTATCAATTTCAATGTACCGTTGTTAAAAAATGGTTTTAAACGATTTGTAAATAACTTCTGAACCCTTAGCGTCTCAGCGCCTTTGCGGTAAATTATTCAACCCTACTGTTTAAACATGAACTATTCTGAATTACTTCAAATCGCAATCAAAGCTTCCGAAACTGCAAGTGGGGAAATCCTTAACGTGTACCACTCCAATGATTTTCAAGCTGAGTCGAAAGAGGATAAGTCGCCTTTAACGTTGGCAGATAAACAGGCGCACACAGCTATTGTATCTGTATTGAAGGAAACTGGACTGCCTGTTCTTAGTGAGGAAGGAAAAACGATTCCCTATGAAGAGCGAAAGCAATGGGAATACTTCTGGATGGTCGATCCACTTGACGGAACCAAGGAATTTTTAAAACGAAACGGAGAGTTTACAGTAAACATTGCGCTAATCCATAACCAAAAGCCAATACTCGGTGTAGTTGCTGTTCCGGTGAGTGGCGATGTGTTTTATGCAGCGGAAGGAAAAGCATTTTTAAAACGCAGCGGACAAATCATTGACTTACCTAAAAGAAATCTGGTTTCGTTAGCACAACCCGGTTTGCGTGTCGTGGCTTCGCGTTCACACATGAGTCCGGAGACACAGGATTTCATCAGTGCCCTGAAAGAACCTTCTCTCGTTTCAAAAGGCAGTAGCCTGAAGTTTATGTTACTGGCGGAAGGACTTGCAGATGTATATCCACGCTTTGCTCCTACGATGGAGTGGGATACAGCAGCTGCTCATGCCATCGTTAATGCGGTGGGAATTTCAGTGAAGCAAAAGGATAGCGAACAAGAACTTGCATATAACAAGGAGGATTTACTGAATCCGCATTTCCTATGTATATGATGGAGAAGAAGTAATCGCAACAAGAGATATTTAGCTCATCTTACTAACTGATAGATTAGAATCAGTATAACAACTCCCAGCAGACTCGTGTAGATGAGTTTGTTATGCCTGGCTAGCCAATTTGGTATATAAATATCAAAATTATCGCGGGTAGAGTTGGAGTATTTGTGCGCCCATACAGTTAGTGGGCAATAGTTTTTAAAAATCAACAGCACAATACCTTCGGCAAGGAAGCAGCCCAAC contains these protein-coding regions:
- a CDS encoding GxxExxY protein — encoded protein: MEREHYNFLSKEILDSSITVHKEMGPGLLEAVYQHCLVKELRMRNITVETMVPIPLVYKGHVLNKDYVIDILVENEIIIELKSIESFLPVHEAQIISYLKLANKRLGFLINFNVPLLKNGFKRFVNNF
- a CDS encoding Stealth CR1 domain-containing protein produces the protein MSSIVEEGIDLVYLWVDGSDPEWQKKKRAFTGIISDDSETNNIGRYINNDELKYSMRSVIKHAPWIRKIYIVTDGQKPEWLNIHHEKIQLVDHQEIMPLKILPCFNAMVIEYFLYKIPGLSEHFLFANDDMFFNADLSPDYFFARDGYPIIRLKRKYFGKWGHRWKQLMGKKLGQYRNQVTEAAILVSEKFGKYYASIPHHNIDAYKKSDYRKAVEEVFSEQVQKSQMSRVRNYGDLQRAAFGYYALAIKHGHARYITRKDSLRLLTYKHDFNEYIQRYQPKLFCINDNEKVNNEHRKKIKPFLEELFPTKAPFEK
- the cysD gene encoding sulfate adenylyltransferase subunit CysD — encoded protein: MSQYYLSHLKELEAEAIYVIREVVAQFEKPALLFSGGKDSIVLAYLSRKAFYPARIPFPLVHIDTGHNFPETMEYRDWLVNELGVQLIVGSVQESIDTGRVKEETGYNASRNALQTVTLLDTIEKHKFDAAMGGARRDEEKARAKERFFSHRDEFGQWDPKNQRPELWNIFNGKKHMGEHFRVFPISNWTEMDVWQYLFTENIPIPKLYYAHNREVVVRDGTILSTSPWLKLKPDEKPVMKQVRFRTCGDMPITGAVESDADTMEKIIVEVAASRKTERGTRADDKRGETAMEDRKKQGYF
- the cysC gene encoding adenylyl-sulfate kinase — protein: MNNLYPIQTKVSKEQREQLMQQRAKLIWFTGLSGSGKSTLAVQLEAQLFARGFKTYLLDGDNIRTGLNKDLSFADEGRVENIRRIGEVSKLLLDAGVIVLSAFISPFKADREQVKTIVGPSNYMEVFVDTQLEVCEQRDVKGLYKKARAGEVKNFTGIDSPYERPESADLVIKTETLTVEQSVERLLNFVLTKISI
- a CDS encoding SLC13 family permease, which encodes MEFTLIQGLVLGIVILLVVSLYREWFNPALSFFIAVLALLLIGVINPAELLKGLSNQQIVVIFLLILVTAGIRSVFGPEFFTRLFKATLKPKAFLLRMMVISSSVSAFLNNTPIVAFLIPYVKDWADRTGTPASKLLIPLSYATILGGMITVIGTSTNLVLIGLMTEYDLPLLGFQDFLYLGLLVTLAGWIYLYFFGYKLLPKNVSKLDTVRQNLKEYIIETEVFADSKLIGKSVKEAGLRNLQDLFLVEIIRNDEVISPVSPEEKLQSGDALFFSGHTQSIYDLIHQDNGLRIPEQDGMEAENQFNFVEAVIPASSSLIGRRIKDSDFRKKFNSSIVAIHRNGKRVSGKVGEMHIAGGDFMLLLSGDENNSVNHEKDLFYLSVPKKVEYKRPVWKYWVGVGSFLMLLAGILGFIPLFTASLVVLSALIFLGILNLEEIRRQLDFNLLMVLVCSLAIGIALEKSGTAALVATALINVGESIGPVGVLSALFLVTIFLTALVTNPAAVSIMFPIAMSLAEQLSLPATPFFVAIAFGASGDFMTPIGYQTNLMVYGPGGYTFKDFVRVGTPLTVIYAVICIIFIAWFYNLY
- the cysQ gene encoding 3'(2'),5'-bisphosphate nucleotidase CysQ, which translates into the protein MNYSELLQIAIKASETASGEILNVYHSNDFQAESKEDKSPLTLADKQAHTAIVSVLKETGLPVLSEEGKTIPYEERKQWEYFWMVDPLDGTKEFLKRNGEFTVNIALIHNQKPILGVVAVPVSGDVFYAAEGKAFLKRSGQIIDLPKRNLVSLAQPGLRVVASRSHMSPETQDFISALKEPSLVSKGSSLKFMLLAEGLADVYPRFAPTMEWDTAAAHAIVNAVGISVKQKDSEQELAYNKEDLLNPHFLCI
- a CDS encoding GTP-binding protein, producing MNQLLRFTTAGSVDDGKSTLIGRLLYDSKSIFEDQLEAVEASSVKKGFDYVDLSLLTDGLKSEREQGITIDVAYRYFATPKRKFIIADTPGHIQYTRNMVTGASTANLALILIDARKGLIEQTYRHSFIASLLKIPHIIVCVNKMDLVDYDEAVFDKIVEDYKAFSSKLEVSDIQFVPISALLGDNVVNRSEKMSWYQGATLLHMLETVHIESDHNHIDSRFPVQYVVRPQTREHQDFRGYAGRVAGGIFRAGDEVLVLPSGFTTKIKVIQLGEEVIQEAFAPMSVVMTLQDEIDISRGDVICKPNNQPLVEQDIDMMLCWMNQRPVNLNSKFYVRHTTRETRGILKEIQYKLDINSLQRLECVDQLGMNDIARVKIRTAQPLPFDSYRKNRITGSVILVDEGTNETVAAGMIV
- a CDS encoding Stealth CR1 domain-containing protein, translated to MDNHFSSAPVDLVYLWVDGNDPNWQKKKRAFTGALSDTSEQNNIGRYMSNEELKYSLRSAAKHVPWIRKIFIVTDDQKPEWLNTENPKIQVVDHKEIMPAEILPCFNSSVLEYYLHKIPGLSEYFLFANDDMFFNADLSPDYFFGKDGFPIVRLKRKPLGKWHYRLKILVGKKLGQYNRMVVDSSLMVETRFGKYYPGVPHHNIDAFRKSDYKKAVEEVFAKEVEKSKCHRVRTYGDLHRSAFAFYTLAINHAHLKYVGRRESIRILAYKHNLQEYLNHYNPKLFCVNDNQRVNSENRKMIKPFLETHFPLKSAFEKP